Proteins from one Cicer arietinum cultivar CDC Frontier isolate Library 1 chromosome 3, Cicar.CDCFrontier_v2.0, whole genome shotgun sequence genomic window:
- the RPL24 gene encoding large ribosomal subunit protein eL24 (The RefSeq protein has 1 substitution compared to this genomic sequence), whose translation MVLKTELCRFSGAKIYPGRGIRFIRGDSQVFLFVNSKCKRYFHNRLKPSKLTWTAMFRKQHKKDAAQEAVKKRRRATKKPYSRSIVGATLEVIQKKRTEKPEVRDAAREAALREIKERIKKTKDEKKAKKAEVASKAQKSQGKGNVQKGALPKGPKMGGGGGKA comes from the exons ATGGTTCTCAA GACTGAACTTTGCCGATTCAGTGGTGCAAAGATCTACCCAGGAAGAGGAATCAGATTTATTCGTGGTGATTCTCAG GTTTTCCTGTTTGTTAACTCAAAATGCAAAAGGTATTTCCACAACCGTTTGAAGCCTTCGAAGCTTACCTGGACTGCCATGTTCAGGAAGCAACATAAAAAG GACGCTGCTCAAGAAGCTGTGAAGAAGAGGCGTCGTGCTACCAAAAAGCCATACTCTAGGTCCATTGTTGGTGCTACTTTGGAAGTCATTCAGAAGAAAAGAACTGAGAAGCCTGAAGTTCGTGATGCCGCTAGGGAAGCTGCTCTTCG TGAAATTAAGGAGAGAATCAAGAAAACTAAGGATGAGAAGAAAGCCAAGAAAGCAGAAGTAGCATCTAAGGCACAAAAATCTCAAGGCAAAGGAAATGTTCAGAAGGGTGCTTTGCCCAAAGGTCCTAAAATGGGTGGCGGCGGTGGGAAACGCTGA
- the LOC101493178 gene encoding putative homeobox-leucine zipper protein ATHB-51 — protein sequence MDWNESSRPFIPLPESSLSFFYNYNNNPSYSGMEVSQASLGDQTQQMFPAMDEMNINGNNNREKKKRLTNNQIELLERSFQEEIKLDPERKMKLSRELGLQPRQIAVWFQNRRTRWKAKQLEHLYDELKHEFDVISKEKQILQEEVLKLKGKLKEQCNFRTQTQTFGGYKEMSNEETVESTSEGMKCSNRPQGITSSNIQQVAAAEGYNSSFTVEDFNSVSMPPQWPVLPYYP from the exons ATGGATTGGAATGAGAGCTCAAGACCCTTCATTCCTCTTCCGGAATCTTCCTTAAGCTTCTTCTACAACTATAACAACAACCCTTCTTATTCAG GAATGGAAGTGAGTCAAGCATCATTGGGTGATCAAACACAACAAATGTTTCCAGCAATGGATGAAATGAACATTAATGGAAATAATAACcgagagaagaagaagagattAACAAATAACCAGATTGAGTTACTAGAAAGGAGTTTCCAAGAGGAAATAAAGTTAGACCCTGAAAGAAAGATGAAGCTATCAAGAGAGTTAGGGCTTCAACCTCGCCAAATTGCTGTTTGGTTTCAAAATAGGCGTACTAGGTGGAAGGCTAAGCAACTTGAGCATTTGTATGATGAGCTTAAACATGAATTTGACGTCATCTCTAAGGAAAAGCAGATTCTTCAAGAAGAG GttttaaagttgaaaggaaAGCTAAAAGAGCAATGTAATTTTaggacacaaacacaaacaTTTGGTGGGTATAAAGAAATGTCAAATGAAGAAACAGTTGAAAGTACATCAGAAGGGATGAAATGTTCAAACAGACCACAAGGAATTACAAGTAGCAATATTCAACAAGTTGCTGCAGCAGAAGGATACAACAGTTCTTTCACTGTTGAAGATTTTAACTCAGTTTCAATGCCTCCTCAATGGCCAGTGTTACCTTACTATCCTTAA